DNA from Tsuneonella dongtanensis:
GAAGTCCCGGGCGAGATTCTCAGCAATTCGTTGCTGCAGTCCCCGCTCAACTACGCGTCGCGTACCCGCCGCGGTATCGACACCCAGCTCGACTATCGCACGAGCCTGACGGATGATGTCAATCTCAGGCTGTTCGCCATCTGGACACATAACCTCGAGATCAACAACTACGAGAACCCGGCCGACCCGACGTTCACGAATCGCATCCTTGGTGAGCTTGGCGACCCCGAAGATGAATTCCGCATCGACACCGACCTGTCGGTGGGTGCGTTTACCTTCGGCCACTCGCTGCGCTACATTGGCAAGATGACGGTCGGCGCGTGGGAGAATTATTTCCCGCTCGACAACCGTGCGCCGCAGAATCTCGACGCGTCGCCGATCCGCTACTATCCGGAAGTGTTTTACCACAACTTCCGCCTGGAGTGGGACGTGAACGGCGAGGAGGGCGATGGCAACCTCGGCCGCGACCTCAACTTCTATGTCGGTGTCGACAACGCGTTCAACAAAGTCCCGCCGCTTGGTGCGTCGGGTTCGGGCGCGGGTGGCGGCGGCGGTGGCGCCGACCGTCCGGGCTCGGCGAACACGACCGGCGCGATCTACGACGTGCGTGGCCGTCAGTTCTACGCCGGCGTCAAGATGAAGTTCTGATCGCCATATCGACTAACGAAATCGGGGGCCGGGACGCTGTTCCGGCCCCTTTTTTTGGTCTAGCTTCGCGAACATGCCGAGCGCTATCGTCAGCAACGCCCTGTCCGCGGCGCAACGTGGGGACATCGTCGGTGCTGCGCGGATGCTCGAAATCGGCGCAGCAGGGGGGGATGGTGAAGCCGCCTTCGTTCTCGCCGAATGGCGGCTGGCGGGAACAGCGATCCGCCGCGACCTCGGGGAGGCGCGCCGCTTCTACGGTCGTGCAGCCGAACTGGGCATCGCAGAGGCCGATGCAATCTACACCGCCCTTCTCGCCAATGGCGCGGGCGGCAATCCGCGCGACTGGGAATCGGCGCTGAACCGCGTCCGTCAGCAAGCGCGACACGATCCACTGGTGCGGGCCGAACGCGACTTGATCGAGGCGATGGATCTCGATCCCGACGGTAACCCGGCAGTCCTGCCGCAAACGCATTTGCTGAACTCCACGCCTGCCATCCGCACGGTAAAGGGATTGCTCACCCCGGCCGAATGTCGCTTTTTGGCCCGCGTGGCTGAAGCCGACCTGCAGAAAGCCATCGTCATCGATCCCCGAACGGGGCAGGCGCGGCGGCATCCAATCCGAACCGCCGAAAGCGCGGGGTACCCTTTCGTCCGTGAACGACCCGTACTCCATGCAATCAACCGGCGCATCGCTGCAGTCACCGGCACGAGTTACGAGCAAGGTGAACCGACCCAGATTCTCTCGTATCGACCGGGCCAAGAGTACCGACTTCACAGTGACGCCATCGCCAATGAAGCAAACCAGCGCATAGCGACGGTGCTGGTCTGCCTGAAGGATGACTTCGAAGGAGGGGAGACTGTCTTCCCCCGGTTGGGCCTGGCGTGGCGCGGGGCGACGGGAGACGCGCTCCACTTCCTGAACGTCGACAGGACCCTGCAGCCTGAACCATTGGCCTGGCACGCGGGAACCCCCGTTACGTCCGGGCACAAGATCATGCTTTCGAAATGGGTGCGGGCTAGACCGCTCGACCTCAGCGGTCCGCCTGGCCGTCCGCTTTAACCCACCGAGATCGACAGTGCGCCATCGCCCTCGTCGATCTTGACCTTCGAACCGTCGGGAATTTCCCCGCCGAGGATTTTCTCAGCGAGCGGATCCTGCAGATAGCGTTGCACCGCGCGCTTGAGGGGACGCGCGCCGTAGACCGGGTCGTAGCCAACCCGGCCGAGCCAGCGACGTGCCGCGTCGGTCAGGTCCAGTTCGATCTTGCGGTCCTTCAGCAGCTTCTGCACCCGGCCGACCTGGATATCGACGATCGGGGCCATGTGCTCCTGCGCCAACCGGTGGAACAGGATGATTTCGTCGAGACGGTTGAGGAATTCGGGACGGAAGTGCGCCCGCACGACGTCCATCACCTGCGGCTCCACGCTCTCGACCGCCTGCCCTTCCTCTAGTCCGGCGAGGAACTGGCTGCCGAGGTTGGACGTCAGGATGATCAGCGTGTTCGAGAAGTCGACCACCCGGCCCTGCCCGTCGGTCAGGCGACCGTCGTCGAGCACCTGGAGCAGCACGTTGAACACGTCCTGGTGCGCCTTCTCGACCTCGTCGAACAGCACCACCTGGTAGGGACGACGACGAACCGCTTCGGTTAGTACACCGCCCTCCTCATAACCAACATAGCCCGGAGGCGCACCGATCAAGCGCGCAACCGCATGCTTTTCCATGAACTCCGACATGTCGATGCGGACCATCGCGCTGTCGTCGTCGAACAGGAATCCTGCGAGCGCCTTGGTGAGCTCGGTCTTGCCGACGCCGGTGGGGCCGAGGAACAGGAAGCTGCCGAGCGGCCGGTTGGGATCCTGCAGACCCGCCCGCGCACGCCGCACCGCCTTGGAGACTGCCTGGACGGCTTGCTCCTGGCCGATCACGCGCTTGCCGATCACGCTTTCCATGGCCAGCAGCTTTTCGCGCTCGCCTTCCATCATCTTGTCGACCGGCACACCGGTCCACTTGCTGACGACCCCGGCGATGTCGTCGGCCGTGACTTCCTCGCGCAGCAAGGCATTCTCCGAATGCTCACCCGCCGCAGCGAGCTGCTTCTCGAGTTCGGGAATACGGCCATACGATAGCTCGCCGGCCTTCGCGAGATCGCCCTCGCGCTGCGCCTGTTCGAGCTCGATACGCGCGGCGTCGAGCTGCTCCTTGATCTTGCCTTCGGCCGCGATCTTGTCGCGCTCGTTCTGCCAACGGGTCGTCAGTTCGCTCGATTGCTGCTCGAGGTTGGCGAGCTCGTCGCGCAGCGCCGCGAGGCGATCCTTCGACGCCTGGTCGCTCTCCTTGGCCAGCGCCAGTTCCTCGATCTTGAGCTGGATGATCCGCCGGTCGAGCGTCTCGATCTCCTCGGGCTTGGATTCCACCTCCATGCGGATCCGGCTCGCCGCCTCGTCCATCAGGTCGATCGCCTTGTCGGGCAGGAAGCGGTCGGAAATATAGCGGTTGCTGAGCGTCGCCGCGGCGACGATCGCGCCATCGGTGATCCGCACGCCGTGGTGGAGTTCATAGCGGTCCTTGAGGCCGCGCAGGATCGAGATCGTGTCCTCGACCGTCGGCTCGCCCACGAACACGGGCTGGAAGCGCCGCTGGAGCGCAGCGTCCTTCTCGACGTACTTCTGGTATTCGTCGAGCGTGGTCGCGCCGATGCAGTGCAACTCGCCGCGGGCGAGCGCCGGCTTCAGCAGGTTGCCCGCGTCCATCGCGCCCTCGGACTTTCCGGCACCGATCAGCGTGTGCATCTCGTCGATGAAGAGGATGATGTCGCCCTCGGCGCCCTTCACTTCGTCGAGAACGGCCTTCAGCCGCTCCTCGAACTCGCCGCGATACTTCGCGCCCGCGATGAGAGCGCCCATGTCGAGCGCCATGAGCTTGCGGTCCTTGAGGCTGTCGGGCACGTCGCCGTTGGCGATGCGCAGCGCCAAGCCTTCGGCTATCGCAGTCTTGCCGACGCCGGGCTCGCCGATGAGGACGGGGTTGTTCTTGGTCCGCCGGGCGAGGATCTGCACCGTGCGGCGGATTTCCTCGTCGCGGCCGATCACGGGGTCGAGCTTGCCCGACTTTGCCACCTCGGTGAGGTTGCGCGCATACTTGCTCAGCGCGTCGTAGCTTTCCTCGGCGCTCGACGAGTGCGCCTGCCGCCCGCCGCGCAGCTCTGTAATCGCTTCCTCGAGGCCCTTGGCGGTCAGCCCTGCGGCCTTGAGCCCCTGCCCCGCAGCAGTGGTCGTCGCGAGCACTAGCGCGAGAAGCATCCGCTCCACGGTGACGTAGCTGTCGCCGCTCTTGGTCGCGAGCTGCTCGGCCTGGTCGAGCACGCGCACCGCGTCGTTGTCGAGCCCCGGAGTCGCCTGCGCGCCGCCGCCCGAAACGGCCGCGATCTTGCCGAGCGCGGCATCGACGGCCTGCACCGCCACCGCCGGATTGCCTCCGGCCCGCGTGATCAGCCCCGCGGCCATGCCCTCGCTGTCCTCGAGCAGGGCTTTCGCCAGGTGCTCGGGGGTGATCCGCTGGTGGTTCATGCGGATGGCGACGGTCTGCGCGCTCTGGATGAAACCCTTGGCGCGGTCGGTGAACTTCTCGAGGTTCATGGGTGTATCAGCCTCCTGTTACACCCACAGATATTGTTGCTTCTCCGCAACACAAGGGGTGTCAGCGGCTGGCGGCAAAACTCCGTACGAATTCCTCGAGAAGGCGCACGCCAAAGCCGGTCGCTCCCTTGGGAACGGTCGGCTGCGGAGTTGACGCCCACATGGTGCCCGCCATGTCGACGTGCGCCCACGGCAGCGCTTCTGGCACGAAGCTGCCGATGAACGCCGCCCCGTGGCTAGCACCCGGCCCGCCGCCTTCGACGACGTTCTGAAAATCGGCGATGTCCGACTTCAAATCCTTGAAATGATTGGGGTGGAGCGGAAGGCGCCAGACCGCTTCGCCGCTGGCCTCGCCAGCCTTCGTCAGCGTCGCGGCAAGCGCATCGTCGCGCGAGAACAGCCCGGCGTATTCGTCGCCCAACGCCCCGATGACCGATCCCGTGAGCGTGGCGATATCGACGATGGCCGCAGGCTTGTGCCGCGCGGCGACGTATTCGACGGCGTCCGCGAGCACGAGGCGTCCTTCCGCGTCGGTATTGAGCACCTCGATCGTCTTGCCGCTCATCGTCCGCACGACGTCGCCGGGGCGCTGGGCGTTTCCGCCCGGCATGTTCTCGGCGAGCGCAGCGACGGCCACCACGTTGACCGGCGCGCGCGAGGTCGCCAGCGCCAGCACGGTGCCGACCACGGCTGCCGCACCGGACATGTCGCCCTTCATCCGCGACATCCCGCTGCCGTCCTTGAGCGAAATGCCGCCTGAATCGAACGTGATGCCCTTGCCCGCCAGCGCCACGGGCTGGCCGGTCGCACCACGATAATGGACCAGCAGCATCCGCGGCGGACGGCGAGAGCCCTGTCCCACCCCTAGGATCGCGCCCATGTTCTCACGCTGCATCGCCGCTTCGTCGAGCGCTTCGATGGTGACGCCCGGCACGCCGGCGAAGGCCGCGCGGGTGCGATCGACGAAGCTCTGCGGCCAGATCACTCCGGCGGGTTCGGTAGCGAGGTCGCGGGTCAACCGCGTGCCCTCGGCGATGCCCCGGTGACGCGCATGCCATGCCGCTCGCGCCGCGTCGGCGCCCTCGCCTACCACCGTAACCGGGGCCGAGGGCGGCGGCGCCCCCGCACCGGTCTTGTAGCGATCAAAACGGTATTGCCCGAGCGCGTAGCCGAGCGCAGCCTCGGCAAGGGTTGCCCCGCTTCCAGCGCCCACGAGCGCGACGGGAGCCTTCTCGCCCTTCATTTCCTGCGCCGCCTTGCCGGCGGCATCCCGGATCGCCGTCACGCTCGGTTCGGCTCCGGTTCCAACGACCAGCAAGCGAGGCCGGCCGCCGACCCCCCGGAGGGACAGGACTTCCCCGGCCCCGGCGGCAAAACCGCCCGAAGCGACGGCAGCGGCGATTCCTTCGCGCTCTGCAGCGGTCAGACTGATGGTCGCGGGAACATCCGGACCGGACATCAGCACGACCAGCGCGGCATCGGCAGGAATGGTGGTGGAAAAGGCGATCGGCCGCTCGGCGCTGTTGGCGGCGATGGCCGGTGCAACCTGGTGGCCGGGTGCGTCCTGGCCGATTGCCGGAGCCGACAGGGCCGTAGCGGCAAAAAGAAGCGAAAGCGGAGCGGCGCGCAT
Protein-coding regions in this window:
- a CDS encoding prolyl hydroxylase family protein codes for the protein MLEIGAAGGDGEAAFVLAEWRLAGTAIRRDLGEARRFYGRAAELGIAEADAIYTALLANGAGGNPRDWESALNRVRQQARHDPLVRAERDLIEAMDLDPDGNPAVLPQTHLLNSTPAIRTVKGLLTPAECRFLARVAEADLQKAIVIDPRTGQARRHPIRTAESAGYPFVRERPVLHAINRRIAAVTGTSYEQGEPTQILSYRPGQEYRLHSDAIANEANQRIATVLVCLKDDFEGGETVFPRLGLAWRGATGDALHFLNVDRTLQPEPLAWHAGTPVTSGHKIMLSKWVRARPLDLSGPPGRPL
- the clpB gene encoding ATP-dependent chaperone ClpB, whose translation is MNLEKFTDRAKGFIQSAQTVAIRMNHQRITPEHLAKALLEDSEGMAAGLITRAGGNPAVAVQAVDAALGKIAAVSGGGAQATPGLDNDAVRVLDQAEQLATKSGDSYVTVERMLLALVLATTTAAGQGLKAAGLTAKGLEEAITELRGGRQAHSSSAEESYDALSKYARNLTEVAKSGKLDPVIGRDEEIRRTVQILARRTKNNPVLIGEPGVGKTAIAEGLALRIANGDVPDSLKDRKLMALDMGALIAGAKYRGEFEERLKAVLDEVKGAEGDIILFIDEMHTLIGAGKSEGAMDAGNLLKPALARGELHCIGATTLDEYQKYVEKDAALQRRFQPVFVGEPTVEDTISILRGLKDRYELHHGVRITDGAIVAAATLSNRYISDRFLPDKAIDLMDEAASRIRMEVESKPEEIETLDRRIIQLKIEELALAKESDQASKDRLAALRDELANLEQQSSELTTRWQNERDKIAAEGKIKEQLDAARIELEQAQREGDLAKAGELSYGRIPELEKQLAAAGEHSENALLREEVTADDIAGVVSKWTGVPVDKMMEGEREKLLAMESVIGKRVIGQEQAVQAVSKAVRRARAGLQDPNRPLGSFLFLGPTGVGKTELTKALAGFLFDDDSAMVRIDMSEFMEKHAVARLIGAPPGYVGYEEGGVLTEAVRRRPYQVVLFDEVEKAHQDVFNVLLQVLDDGRLTDGQGRVVDFSNTLIILTSNLGSQFLAGLEEGQAVESVEPQVMDVVRAHFRPEFLNRLDEIILFHRLAQEHMAPIVDIQVGRVQKLLKDRKIELDLTDAARRWLGRVGYDPVYGARPLKRAVQRYLQDPLAEKILGGEIPDGSKVKIDEGDGALSISVG
- a CDS encoding leucyl aminopeptidase codes for the protein MRAAPLSLLFAATALSAPAIGQDAPGHQVAPAIAANSAERPIAFSTTIPADAALVVLMSGPDVPATISLTAAEREGIAAAVASGGFAAGAGEVLSLRGVGGRPRLLVVGTGAEPSVTAIRDAAGKAAQEMKGEKAPVALVGAGSGATLAEAALGYALGQYRFDRYKTGAGAPPPSAPVTVVGEGADAARAAWHARHRGIAEGTRLTRDLATEPAGVIWPQSFVDRTRAAFAGVPGVTIEALDEAAMQRENMGAILGVGQGSRRPPRMLLVHYRGATGQPVALAGKGITFDSGGISLKDGSGMSRMKGDMSGAAAVVGTVLALATSRAPVNVVAVAALAENMPGGNAQRPGDVVRTMSGKTIEVLNTDAEGRLVLADAVEYVAARHKPAAIVDIATLTGSVIGALGDEYAGLFSRDDALAATLTKAGEASGEAVWRLPLHPNHFKDLKSDIADFQNVVEGGGPGASHGAAFIGSFVPEALPWAHVDMAGTMWASTPQPTVPKGATGFGVRLLEEFVRSFAASR